A genomic region of Fusarium falciforme chromosome 4, complete sequence contains the following coding sequences:
- a CDS encoding Zn(2)-C6 fungal-type domain-containing protein, with protein MTDAVSKTRLRRTRTGCFKCRVRRRKCDEGKPACQRCVDGGFECQYGTRLSFLEKNAKTSGDPARVAKPSYAKLRFVVPESTAAKPGVQFQEDEATPKEPEKRLSTPVEPKSASPKEKLIQQQPEPPALISPSLGDYSATSPHASGSRELQDPSSYTIGISPSNAAYETALDGLLSLGNDHYVSQSASVTSQATANGGFFESPNHGQHHATPTQFDIRDKPQAEIFPNCLHMPQDRAVELLRHYRYHIAPWLDIGDMNQTFGLLVPRIAMDSAPLLDSLLSLSLTTLGGHVEPNFGEQMILPSDPNNSSADILRNALTFAFIALRRHFITPPTSWQSPSKSMGFDSLNSASFQEQHPSVALATSWMMLRLNLSVGLMNGSPVSIPSLISFETSSPMNGIYRESLKYDREPVILCAQVLNYCFGGDVATSPGMIRPTAAQRWKSFSEALKMWYTNRPRDFKPMLEIDDNEQLFPLVLFTNGAAVLANQLYHTSMLLLLQNRPRTLPKEHGRSVYLSPLWHAQRICGISLNNDTRTSWDFSLLASLYLAAKRMTYEPQQHAILRGIDRIGSLTGWNVNALSAQLVHEWQPD; from the exons ATGACGGATGCGGTGTCCAAGACCCGCCtcaggaggacgaggacgggaTGTTTCAAGTGCAGGGTCCGCAGGCGAAAAT GCGATGAAGGGAAACCAGCCTGTCAGCGGTGCGTCGACGGCGGCTTCGAGTGTCAGTACGGCACGCGGTTATCCTTTCTCGAAAAGAATGCCAAAACGTCTGGAGACCCGGCACGCGTTGCAAAGCCCTCGTATGCTAAATTGAGA TTTGTCGTCCCAGAGTCGACTGCAGCCAAGCCTGGTGTTCAGTTCCAGGAAGATGAAGCAACCCCGAAAGAGCCCGAGAAGAGGCTGAGTACGCCTGTTGAACCAAAGTCGGCATCCCCCAAGGAGAAACtcatccagcagcagcctgaACCTCCAGCATTGATCAGCCCCAGTCTTGGAGATTATAGCGCCACCTCTCCCCATGCTTCAGGCAGTCGTGAACTGCAGGATCCCAGCAGCTACACCATTGGCATCTCGCCATCCAATGCTGCCTATGAGACTGCCCTCGATGGGCTGCTATCGTTAGGAAACGATCATTATGTTTCTCAATCAGCTTCCGTCACTTCCCAGGCCACTGCCAATGGAGGTTTTTTCGAGTCTCCCAATCACGGCCAACACCATGCCACTCCAACCCAGTTTGACATCAGGGATAAGCCCCAAGCTGAGATCTTTCCCAATTGTCTCCATATGCCCCAGGATCGCGCAGTTGAGCTACTGCGACACTATAGATATCACATTGCTCCATGG TTGGATATTGGCGACATGAACCAGACCTTTGGCCTGTTGGTACCGCGCATCGCTATGGACTCGGCTCCCCTTCTCGACTcgcttctttctctctccttgACGACCCTCGGAGGCCATGTTGAGCCTAACTTTGGGGAACAAATGATACTGCCGTCTGATCCAAACAACTCGAGTGCCGACATTTTGCGCAATGCCTTGACCTTTGCTTTTATCGCCCTCCGCCGCCATTTCATCACTCCCCCTACTTCATGGCAGAGCCCGTCCAAGAGCATGGGTTTTGATTCTTTAAACTCGGCCTCTTTTCAGGAGCAGCATCCCTCTGTCGCATTAGCTACTTCTTGGATGATGCTACGACTCA ATCTTAGCGTTGGCCTTATGAACGGCTCCCCCGTGTCCATCCCCTCGCTCATCTCGTTCGAGACATCTTCGCCCATGAACGGAATATACAGGGAGTCGCTTAAATACGATCGGGAACCGGTGATCCTATGCGCTCAGGTCCTCAATTACTGCTTCGGAGGCGACGTCGCAACGTCTCCTGGCATGATCCGTCCGACTGCCGCTCAGAGATGGAAATCCTTTTCCGAGGCCCTGAAAATGTGGTACACGAACCGTCCTCGAGATTTCAAGCCCATGCTGGAGATTGATGACAATGAGCAACTATTCCCTCTTGTCCTCTTCACCAATGGGGCGGCCGTCTTGGCCAACCAACTCTATCACACTTCAATGCTTTTGTTGCTTCAGAATCGGCCGCGAACTCTTCCAAAGGAGCACGGCCGGTCGGTGTATCTCTCTCCCTTGTGGCACGCTCAGCGAATATGCGGCATCAGCTTGAACAATGACACCCGAACCAGTTGGGACTTTAGTCTTCTGGCCTCGCTCTATCTCGCCGCCAAGAGGATGACCTATGAGCCCCAGCAGCATGCGATTCTGCGTGGGATCGACCGCATCGGATCTCTGACGGGTTGGAATGTAAATGCCCTCTCGGCGCAGCTGGTCCATGAGTGGCAGCCGGATTAG
- a CDS encoding Aldo-ket-red domain-containing protein: MAPSTIKLASGHEMPLVGFGLWKVPADQAAETVYNAIKAGYRLFDGAYDYQNEKEAGEGIKRAISEGLVKREDIFVTTKLWNNYHKREHALAMAKLQNEAWGLGYIDLYLIHFPVSLEYIDPATRRFPAWWMDEQGTVKPDNTPIRETWEALETVVDEGIARSIGVSNFQAQSLYDLQRYARHPVSSLQIEHHPYLVQPDLIAMAQENKIAVTAYSSFGPQSFKELPGIFSKRAHGAEPLLEAELIKGFADKYSKTPAQILLRWATQRGIAVIPKSNNPNRLAQNLDVLAFDLTSDEIESISALDRGLRFNDPGFYLPNYPLRIFA; encoded by the exons ATGGCTCCCTCTACCATTAAGCTCGCCTCCGGGCACGAGATGCCCCTTGTTGGCTTTGGCCTCTGGAAGGTCCCTGCCGACCAGGCTGCTGAGACTGTCTACAAC gccatcaaggctggtTACCGACTCTTCGACGGAGCGTACGACTACCAGaacgagaaggaggctggcGAGGGTATCAAGCGCGCCATCAGCGAGGGCCTCGTCAAGCGTGAGGACATCTTCGTCACCACCAAGCTCTGGAACAACTACCACAAGCGCGAGCATGCcctggccatggccaagctCCAGAACGAGGCCTGGGGTCTCGGATACATCGATCTTTACCTGATCCACTTCCCCGTCTCTCTCGAGTACATTGATCCCGCGACCCGACGATTCCCT GCttggtggatggatgagcaGGGCACCGTCAAGCCCGACAACACTCCTATCCGCGAGACCTGGGAGGCTCTCGAGACCGTCGTCGACGAGGGCATTGCCAGGTCCATCGGTGTCTCCAACTTCCAGGCTCAGTCCCTCTACGATCTCCAGCGATACGCCCGTCACCCCGTGTCTTCCCTCCAGATCGAGCACCACCCCTACCTCGTCCAGCCTGACCTGATCGCCATGGCCCAGGAGAACAAGATTGCCGTGACAGCCTACTCTTCCTTCGGTCCCCAGAGCTTCAAGGAGCTCCCCGGTATCTTCTCCAAGAGGGCCCACGGTGCCGAGCCcctcctcgaggccgagctcaTCAAGGGCTTCGCCGACAAGTACAGCAAGACCCCCGCCCAGATCCTCCTCCGCTGGGCCACCCAGCGCGGCATTGCCGTCATCCCCAAGTCCAACAACCCCAACCGTCTTGCCCAGAACCTCGACGTGCTGGCCTTTGACCTCACCTCGGACGAGATCGAGAGCATCTCTGCCCTGGACCGCGGTCTGCGCTTCAACGACCCCGGTTTCTACCTGCCCAACTACCCCCTGCGCATCTTTGCTTAG